In Candidatus Woesearchaeota archaeon, a single genomic region encodes these proteins:
- a CDS encoding NFACT family protein, giving the protein MEKSDKPCFLKKLSSFELSLLLSELKFLEGARLQKVYQPEERQFFLQFYVPSKGKSILRAVFPSLLFIGQEKPDSLKNPSRMVSLLRKYLENSQLSSISQIGFERIVKLSFTIKSESYSLLIELFSKGNLILCKEEDGKSIILGLLESQSWKDRILKQGEEYKLPPSLISPFSLKSDEFNALISGSDREVVKFLAIEFGFGGLYSEELCLISGVLKSKISSSLSTGEKEALFSAISSIQKRKLCASSVYKKDSDELVDVVPVELLFYKDFRKVPYESFSSALDSSFGNIELSSFSEQGRASISEDKEMKKIQRLIEEQGLSAARLESEYCENQKKAESVYNHYSEIKEVFDFLKEELSHSSVSEAFEKLKTFKSVKGFDKKERKLTMGFED; this is encoded by the coding sequence ATGGAAAAATCAGATAAGCCCTGCTTTTTGAAGAAACTTTCCTCTTTTGAGCTTTCCCTGCTCTTGTCTGAGCTTAAGTTTCTTGAAGGGGCAAGGCTACAGAAGGTGTATCAGCCAGAGGAGAGGCAGTTCTTTTTGCAGTTTTACGTGCCTTCCAAGGGCAAAAGCATCTTAAGGGCTGTTTTTCCCTCACTTTTGTTTATTGGGCAGGAAAAGCCCGATTCTCTCAAAAATCCATCAAGGATGGTCTCGCTTCTTAGAAAATATCTTGAAAACTCCCAGCTTTCCTCAATCTCGCAGATTGGGTTTGAAAGGATAGTAAAGCTGTCCTTCACTATCAAAAGTGAGAGTTACTCCCTTCTGATTGAGCTCTTCAGCAAGGGCAATCTTATCTTATGCAAGGAAGAGGATGGAAAAAGCATAATCCTCGGGCTTCTTGAGAGCCAGAGCTGGAAAGACAGGATTTTGAAGCAGGGTGAGGAGTATAAGCTTCCCCCGTCACTGATAAGCCCGTTCAGCCTTAAAAGCGATGAGTTTAATGCCCTTATTTCCGGTTCAGACAGGGAAGTTGTCAAATTCCTGGCTATTGAGTTTGGTTTCGGCGGGCTTTATTCAGAGGAGCTCTGCCTTATTTCAGGGGTTTTGAAAAGCAAGATTTCATCCTCGCTTAGCACAGGCGAGAAAGAGGCGCTTTTCTCTGCAATTTCATCAATCCAGAAAAGGAAGCTGTGCGCTTCTTCTGTCTATAAGAAAGATTCAGACGAGCTTGTTGATGTTGTCCCGGTTGAGCTTCTCTTCTACAAGGATTTCAGGAAAGTTCCTTATGAATCATTCAGCTCAGCGCTTGACTCTTCCTTCGGTAATATCGAGCTCTCGTCATTTTCAGAGCAGGGCAGGGCGTCAATTTCAGAGGACAAGGAAATGAAGAAGATTCAGCGCCTTATCGAGGAGCAGGGGCTCTCGGCAGCCCGCCTTGAGTCTGAGTATTGCGAAAACCAGAAGAAGGCAGAGTCAGTTTACAATCATTATTCAGAGATAAAAGAGGTTTTTGATTTTCTCAAGGAGGAGCTCTCGCACTCGTCTGTAAGCGAGGCTTTTGAAAAATTGAAAACATTTAAAAGCGTAAAGGGATTTGACAAAAAGGAGAGAAAGCTCACAATGGGCTTTGAAGATTAG